CTCCAAGAGTTACTCGACGACTTCTCACCTGGAATATTCCTAACTGCAAAGTGGGGATTGATGTATTCCCAAACAATTTCCCCTGTAACTGTCACCTCAAATATTCGACTCATAAGCACCTTCTGTAATTAAGGTATTGCCATTGGCCAAACGTTGCGCCCCTGATATATAAGAACTGAAGAAATTTTGGGGCGGATTGTCGGTGTATTCCCAAACTATTTCTTTGGTTTGACGGTTCACCTCAATCACACGAGAAAAATTGAGAGCAATGTTACGGCGATGTGCGCCATTGTCGAAAATCAGGATATTACCGTTAGCTAATTCGTTCGGGAAGTGCTGCTGTGCTAGCACGTCATCGCCCAACGTCCAGATGATTTCTCCAGTTTTGCGATCGACGATGACAACTGTGGAGATATTACGAAAGCTGACTATAATGTTGCCATCAGCGAGTTCACCCACAGTATTTCCATGAGTCCATTCATGTCGATGATCTTGGGGTGTAATCGTAAATATATCTGGATCGAGGTGTTCGTGGGCGTGCCAAGTCCAAACGATTTCACCTGTTGGAGTCACCTCATAAAGCACATCCGCATAGATATCACCATCTGGTTCTGTACCTGGTACGCCACCTTTGATCCGGGGAACCAAAGACTGAGGTATCTTTTCAATGGCGAGTATAATTGTGTTGCCATTAGCTAATCTGCGTCCATCATGATGATGATCTGGATGCTTATATTCCCAGATAATAT
This portion of the Nostoc sp. GT001 genome encodes:
- a CDS encoding aryl-sulfate sulfotransferase — protein: MTFTATLIDQNTIRRRGTGLTAYNPEKAFKGYTLFTPLTGQGEVYLLNLEGEVVHQWNLPYPPGLYGYLLPNGNLFYNGKTPPEEPLRFALWAAFKSGVVLEADPKGNIIWEYKHPDHHHDGRRLANGNTIILAIEKIPQSLVPRIKGGVPGTEPDGDIYADVLYEVTPTGEIVWTWHAHEHLDPDIFTITPQDHRHEWTHGNTVGELADGNIIVSFRNISTVVIVDRKTGEIIWTLGDDVLAQQHFPNELANGNILIFDNGAHRRNIALNFSRVIEVNRQTKEIVWEYTDNPPQNFFSSYISGAQRLANGNTLITEGAYESNI